CTGGCCTGGTCGGCGGGCGGCCGGGACGCCAAGGAGGGACGCTCGGTCTTCTCCAGGCCCGGCGGGAAGACCCGTCTCGGCGAGCGGCTCTCGCCGCTGCCGCTGACGCTGCGCAGCGACCCGGCCCACCCGGGCCTGGAGTGCGCGCCCTTCGCCCTCGCGCACGCCTCGGGCGGCGACAGCTCCGTCTTCGACAACGGCCTGCCGCTGGCTCCCACCGACTGGATCCGTGACGGCGAGCTCACCAACCTGCTGACCACGCGTCACTCGGCGGGACTGACCGGTCTTCCGGTCCGGCCCGAGATCGACAACCTGGTCCTCGAGGGCGCGGACCCGACGTCGGGCCCGACGTTGGAGGAGATGGTCGCCCGCACCGAGCGCGGGCTGCTGCTCACCTGCCTCTGGTACATCCGCGAGGTCGACCCGGCGACGCTGCTGCTGACCGGCCTCACCAGGGACGGCGTCTATCTGGTGGAGAACGGCGAGGTCACCGGGGCGGTGAACAACTTCCGCTTCAACGAGTCCCCGGTCGACCTGCTCGGCCGGATCACCGAGGTGGGACGCACCGAGCGCTGCCTGCCGCGCGAGTGGAGCGACTGGTTCACCCGGGCCGCCATGCCGCCGGTGCGGGTCGCCGACTTCCACATGAGCTCGGTGAGCCAGGCCTCCTGAGCGAACCGGCCGAAGCCGGACGACACGGCGTCTTCGCGGGCACCCCCCTCTCCTCGGCGGGGTGCCCGCGGCGTACCGTGGTCGGAGAGCTGGGTTGAGGGCGGTGGAGTGTGGGCAAAGCGAAGGCGGTTCGGATCACCGGCGCACGGTCGAGCCTGACCGAGGACGTCAGGGGCCGGCAACGCCGCTACATGATCTCGATGGCGGTCCGGACGGTCTGCGTCATCCTGGCCGTGGTGCTCTGGCAGGAGTCACGGATAGCGGCGATCATCGCCCTCGTCGGCGGGACGGTCATCCCCTATTTCGCGGTGCTGTTCGCCAACGCGGGCCGCGAGGGGGCGCCGACGATGCCGGAGACCTTCGTCGGCTACCAGCCGCCGCCTGCTCTCGGTCCCGGCGGCAACGCCCCGGCCGAGGAAAGTTAGGGCAGCCTTAACCAAGGATCAAGACGATTCGCCGGATCCCTGGACGTGGGCACAGGCTCGCATGCCATACTGCAGACGCGCTCCGCATCCCCCGTCGGAGCGACGGACTGATGCCGGGCGGCTCCCCCCGTGGCTGCCCGGCATCGCCCTGTGCACCGGGCACCGCCGGTCCGTCCGAGGGGACCGGCGCTTAGGGTGGCCGGTATGAGCTGGATGAGCACCGAAGAAGCCGCAGACGCCCCCGAGACCCCCATCTGTTCGGGCAAGGGCTGTCGCGCCGCCGCCGTCTGGGTCCTCGCGTGGAACAACCCGAAGATCCACACCCCCGAGCGCCGCAAGACCTGGCTCGCCTGCGACGAGCACCGCGACCATCTGACGCTCTTTCTGGACGCCCGCGGCTTCCTCAAGGACGTCGTCAAGCTCGAGGACTGGGAGGAGCCGGGCTCCTGAGCGTTCGGCCGCGGAGGCTCCGCCGCGGGGCGGTCAGCCGCCGATCGCCGACATCGGGCGGTCGGGCTGGTGGAAGCCGGGCGCGTCGATCCCGGCCGGGGCGTCGACGCCCGCGCCGGCCTTCTTGCCCCACATCGCCTTGCGCCACAGCTCCGCGATCTCCGCGTCGGAGCCGCCGCCGCGCAGGGCGCCACGCAGGTCCGTCTCGCCGGTGGCGAAGAGGCAGTTGCGGACCTGGCCGTCGGCGGTGAGCCGGGTGCGGTCGCAGGCGCGGCAGAACGGGCGGGTGACACTGGCGATCACGCCGACCTTGGCCGGGCCGCCGTCGACCAGCCAGCGCTCGGCCGGGGCCGCACCGCGGCGGGCGTCGGGCTCGGGGGTCAGCGAGAAGCGGGCGGAGAGCCGGTCGAGGATCTCCTCCGCGGTGATCATCGAGGCGCGGTCCCAGCCGTGCTGGGCGTCGAGCGGCATCTGCTCGATGAAGCGGAGCTCGTAGCCGCGCTCCAGCGACCACTCCAGCAGGTCGGCCGCCTCGTGGTCGTTGACGCCGCGCATCAGCACCGCGTTCAGCTTGACCGGCAGCAGGCCCGCCGCGTCGGCCGCGGCGAGCCCGGCCTGCACGTCGGCGAGCCGGTCGCGGCGGGTGAGGGTGCGGAAGGTCTCCGGGTCGAGGGTGTCGACGGAGACGTTCACCCGGTCCAGGCCCGCGTCGCTCAGCGCGGCGGCCGTACGGGCCAGGCCGATGCCGTTGGTGGTCAGCGACAGCTCCGGGCGCGGCGCGAGCGCGGCGCAGGCGGCGACGATGCCCACGACGCCGGGGCGCAGCAGCGGCTCGCCGCCGGTGAACCTGACCTCACGCACCCCGAGGTCGGTGACCGCGATCCGCACCAGGCGGACGATCTCCTCGTCGGTGAGCAGCGTCTCCTTGCCCAGCCACTGCATGCCCTCCTCGGGCATGCAGTAGGTGCAGCGCAGATTGCACCGGTCGGTCAGCGAGACGCGCAGGTCGACGGCTCGCCGCCCGAAGGTGTCGAGCAGACCGTTCTCCGCCGCCGTCACACGTACCGCCTTCCCGCTGTGCCTGTCCTCACTCACCAGACTAGTGCCCCGCTCCGACAATCCGAGGAGACCGAGGTCCCGGGCCCGCCGTCGGCGCGGAGGGGCCGCCGCCATGGACACTGAGGAGTGTCCAGGTGGGCGATCTCACCACCGGGGCCACTTCCTCGTCCTGTTTGGATCTTGCAAGCATGGCTGACATGCCACCCACACCACCGCCCGCCGCAGCACCCCTGGACGGCGTGCTCGTGGCCGACTTCAGCCGCGTGCTGGCCGGTCCGCTGGCCGCGGCGACGCTCGCCGACCTCGGCGCGACCGTGGTCAAGGTCGAACGGCCGGGGGCCGGGGACGACACCCGCGCCTGGGGACCCCCCTTCGTCGAGGGGACCGCCGCCTACTTCGACGCCGCCAACCGCTCCAAGCAGGGCGTCACCCTGGACCTCGGCGACCCGGACGACGCCGCGCTCGCCAGGGAGCTCGCCGCCCGCGCCGACATCCTGATCGAGAACTTCAAGCCGGGCTCCCTCGGCCGCTACGGGCTGGACCACGGCACGGCCCTGGCCGCCAATCCCGGCCTGGTCTACTGCTCGATCACCGGCTTCGGCACCGGCAGCGCGCTGCCCGGCTACGACTTCGTGGTCCAGGCCGTGGGCGGCCTGATGAGCATCACCGGCGATCCCGACGGGGAGCCGCACAAGGTCGGCGTCGCCCTCGTCGACGTGCTCACCGCGAAGGACGCCGTGGCCGCGATCCTCGCCGCGCTGCGGCACCGCGACCGCACCGGCCAGGGCCAGCACGTCGAGGTCAACCTGCTCTCCAGCCTGCTCGGCTCGCTGGCCAACCAGGCCTCCGGCTACCTCGCGACCGGCCGCCCGCCGGGCCGGATGGGCAACCAGCACCCGAGCATCGCCCCCTACGAGACCCTGCACTGCGGCCCGGAGGGCACCGACCTGCTCGCCGTGGCCTGCGGCAACGACGGCCAGTTCGGCGCGCTGACCAAGACCCTCGGCGTCCCCGCCCTCGCCGAGGACCCCCGCTTCGCCACCAACGCCGCCCGGGTCCGCAACCGGCCCGCGCTGATCACCGCGCTGGAGACCGCGCTGGACAGCCGCTCCGCGGCGGAGTGGCAGACCCTGCTGACCGCGGCCGGCGTCCCCTGCGGCCAGGTCAACGACCTCGCGGGCGCGCTCGCGCTGGCCACCGGGCTCGGCCTCGACCCGGTGGCGGACGTCGGCGCGGGCCGGGTCCCGCAGGTTCGCAGCCCGCTCACACTCACCGCGACTCCGGTCCGCCCGCCCGTCGCGCCGCCGCGCCTGGGCGAGCACAATGACGCCGTGCGCGCCTGGCTTTCCCTGCCCCGCTCCACTCCCCTCCCACGCACCGACGAGGAATCTGCATGAGCCCCGCACTCGACCCCCGCGACCCCCTCGGCATCGACGACCTGCTCAGCCCCGAGGATCTCGCTGTCCGCGACACCGTCCGCGACTGGTGCGCGGACCGCGTCCTTCCGCACATCGCCGACTGGTACGAGGCCGGCGAGCTGCCGACCGTCCGCGAGCTGGCCCGCGAGCTCGGCTCGATCGGCGCGCTCGGCATGCACCTGGAGGGCTACGGCTGCGCGGGCGCGTCCGCGGTGCAGTACGGCCTGGCCTGCCTGGAGCTGGAGGCGGCCGACTCGGGCCTGCGCTCGCTGGTCTCGGTACAGGGCTCGCTGGCGATGTACGCGATCCACCGCTGGGGCTCGGAGGAGCAGAAGCAGACCTGGCTGCCGCGGATGGCCGCGGGCGAGGTCATCGGCTGCTTCGGCCTGACCGAGCCTGACCACGGCTCGGACCCGGCGTCGATGCGGACCACCGCGAAGCGGGACGGCTCCGACTGGGTGCTGAACGGCCGCAAGATGTGGATCACCAACGGCTCGGTGGCCGGCGTCGCGGTGGTCTGGGCGCAGACGGAGGACGGCATCCGGGGCTTCGTCGTCCCGACGGACACGCCGGGCTTCTCCGCCCCGGAGATCAAGCACAAGGGCTCGCTGCGGGCCTCGGTCACCTCGGAGCTGGTCCTGGACGAGGTCCGGCTTCCCGCCGACGCGGTCTTCCCCGAGGCCCGCGGCCTGGGCGGCCCGCTGTCCTGCCTGAACCAGGCCCGCTACGGCATCGTCTGGGGCGCGCTGGGCGCTGCGCGCAGCTGCCTGGAGACGGCGCGGGAGTACAGCATCACCCGCGAGCAGTTCGGCCGCCCCCTGGGCGGGTTCCAACTCACCCAGGCGAAGCTCGCCGACATGTCGCTGGAGCTCAACAAGGGCCTGCTGCTGGCCTGGCACCTGGGCAACCGGATGGACGCGGGGACGCTCCGTCCCGAGCAGGTCAGCTACGGCAAGCTCAACAACGTCCGCGAAGCGATCGAGATCGCGCGGACCTCGCGGACGATCCTGGGGGCGAACGGGATCAGCTTCGAGTACCCGATCATGCGTCACGCCAACAACCTGGAATCGGTGTTGACGTACGAGGGCACGGTCGAGATGCACCAACTCGTCATCGGCAAGGCCCTCACCGGGCAGGACGCCTTCCGCTAGTCGCCCCCGGCGCGGGGTTTCCGCAGGCGGGCAACCCGGCAGTGCCTCGGGGGCGCGGGGTCTCTGCAGGCGAGCAACCCGGCAGTGCCTCAGGGGCGCGGGGAACTGCGCGGGCAATCACCGTGTGCGGATGGCCCTGTTCAGAGAGGACCATCCGCTCATCGGTGGCTTGTCGCGCAGTTCCTCGCGCCCCTGGGAGAGTGCACCTCACCTCTGCTCCGAGGTGTCGCGCCCACGCGCCGGAGGCGCAAATCAGCAGAGCCTCGCGCCCCTGGGAGAGTGCACCTCACCCTCTGCTCCGAGGTGTCGCGCCCACGCGCCGGAGGCGCAAATCAGCAGAGCCTCGCGCCCCTGGGAGAGTGCACCTCACCCTCTGCTCCGAGGTGTCGCGCCCACGCGCCGGAGGCGCAAATCAGCAGAGCCTCGCGCCCCTGGGAGAGTGCACCTCACCCTCTGCTCCGAGGTGTCGCGCCCACGCGCCGGAGGCGCAAATCAGCAGAGCCTCGCGCCCCTGGGAGAGTGCACCTCACCCTCTGCTCCGAGGTGTCGCGCCCACGCGCCGGAGGCGCGCAGTTCCTCGCGCCCCCAGATGGTGCAACTGCTCCTGCGACTAGAACTTGATCTTGACCTTGAGGGCGGTGCGGTCGTCCATCGACTTGTAGCCGGCCGGGACGCCGTCGAGGGCGACCTCGGCGTCGAAGACCGGGGAGGGGTCGATGGTGCCGTTGAGGACGTCCGCGAGGAGCGCGGGGATGTAGGCGCGGGCCGGGGCGACGCCGCCGCGGAGGGCGACGTTGCGGTTGAACATCTGGCCGATGTCGACGCCCGCGCTGCCGCCGTGGGGGACGCCCACGTAGCCGACCGCGCCGCCGTCGCGCGCGACGGAGAGCGCCGTGCGCATGGACTGCTCCGTGCCGACGGCCTCCAGGACCGCGTGCGCGCCCACGCCGCCGGTCAGCTCGCGGACCGCCTCCACCGCCTCGTCGCCGCGCTGCGCCACCACGTCCGTCGCACCGAAGGTGCGGGCGATGGCCGTGCGGGCCTCGTGCCGGCCGAGGGCGATGATGCGCTCCGCGCCGAGCCGCTTCGCGGCGAGCACGCCGCACAGGCCGACCGCGCCGTCGCCGACCACGGCGACCGTCGCGCCAGGGCGCACGCCCGCCGCGACCGCGGCGTGGTGGCCGGTGGACATGACGTCGGAGAGCGCGAGGAGCGCGGTCAGCAGGCGCTGATCCGACGCCGCGTCAGCGGGGAGCTTGACCAGGGTGCCGTCGGCGAAGGGGACCCTGACCGCCTCGCCCTGGCCGCCGTCGGAGCCGGGCTCGCCCCAGAAGCCGCCGTGCGGGCAGGAGGTCTGCAGGCCCTCGGCGCAGAACTCGCAGACGCCGTCCGACCAGACGAAGGGCGCGACCACCAGGTCGCCCGGCTTCACGTCGCGGACGTCAGCACCGACCGCCTCGACCACGCCCAGGAACTCGTGCCCGATCCGCTGCCCGGGCTCGCGCGCGGCGACGCCGCGATAGGCCCACAGGTCGCTGCCGCAGATGCAGGCGAGGACGGTGCGGACCACGGCGTCGGTGGACTTGCGGACGACCGGGTCTGGAACCTCCTCGACGCGGATGTCGTTCGGACCGTGGATCACTGTGGCGCGCATGGATGTCTCTCTCTGTCAGGCGCCCCCGGGTGTCGGGCGCCTCTCGCGGTCAGGCACTGTCAGCCTCTCACCGTATTGTGGTCCACCGTGCTTCCTGGGACTGACATCGACGACTGGCCACGCGAGTACCCGGACGCCGGCTGGGCCGTCGTCGACGTGGAGACCACCGGGCTCGGGCGCAGCGACCGGGTGATCTCGGTGGGCGTCTACCGGCTCGACCCCCGGGGCGCCGTCCAGGACCACTGGTACACGACCGTCAATCCCGAGCGGGACCCCGGTCCGACCTGGATCCACGGGCTCACCAGCGAGGTGCTGGAGGGGTCGCCCACCTTCCCCGAGATCGCCGGGGAGCTGACCCGGCGTCTGGACGGCAGGGTGCTGGTCGCGCACAACGCGCTCTTCGACTGGTCGATGATCTCCCGCGAGTACGCCCGGATGGAGGACCGGGCCCCGATCGAGCAGCGGCTGTGCACCATCGTGCTCTCCCGCGATCTGGGCCTGCCGCTCCCCAACCACAAGCTCGGCACCCTCGCCGCGCACTTCGGCGTCGAGACCCGGCAGGCGCACCACGCCCTCGACGACGCCCGGGTGCTGGCGGAGATCTTCCGGCCCAGTCTGCACCTGGCAGCGGAGGCGGGCCTGCGGCTGCCGCTGGTCACCTGCGTGCCGATAAGCGACCTCGGGACGGAGAGCCACGCCGTGATCCCGTCGCAGACCACCCGGCGCGCCGGGAGCTGGGGCGGCTACCGCCCGGCCAGGAAGCGGCCCGCCTGCCCGTACCCGAACCCGGGTCGGTGGGAGCCGGAAGGCCCGCTGGTCCAGGGGATGCGGGTGGCGATCACCGGGGACACCGCCACCGAGCGCGAGGTGCTGGAGGACCGGCTCACCGAAGCCGGCCTGCACGTGGCGAGCTCGGTCAGCAGCAGGACCAGCCTGCTGGTCACCAACGATCCGGCCGGCTGGTCGTCCAAGGCGCGCAAGGCCCGCGAGGTCGGCACGCCGGTCGTGGACGAGGCCGCGTTCCTGCAGCTGCTGCAGCGGGTGGCACCCCCGGGCGGGGAGCGCTGAGACGGCGGAGGTACCGTCATGGGGTGTTCCGCATCCTGCTCACCCGGCGCTGGCTGGTACTGACCCTGGTCTTCCTCGCCCTGATCCCCGCCATGATCTGGCTGGGCTCCTGGCAGTACCACCGCTACCAGCAGACCAACGCGGGCAACGCGGTCACCGACGCCAACCTGCGGGCCGGGGCCGTCGCCATGGAGACGCTGTCGCGGCCCGGCGGGTCGGTCCCGCAGGGCGAGACCTACCGGACGGTGACGGCCAGCGGCCACTTCGATCCGGCGCACGAGTTCGTGGTCCGGCACCGCACCGACGCCTCCGGCGACAACATCGGCTTCTACCTGGTGACCCCGCTGATCACGGACAGCGGCAAGGCGGTGCTGGTCAACCGGGGCTGGATCTCCCCCGGCAACACCAGCGGCACCGCCTTCCCCGCCGTGCCCAGCACACCCACCGGTGAGATCACCGTCACGGGGCGGCTCCGTCCCGACGAGACCACCGCCCTGACCGGCATCCGCAACCCCGGCGGCATGCCCGACCGGCAGTTCATGCTGATCAACAGTCAGGAGCAGGCCAAGCGGCTGACCGAGCCGGTCCTGGCCGGCTACCTGGAGCTGACCGGCTCCTCCCCCGCGCTGCCCGCCGCAGCCCAGGCCGAACCGGTGCCGAACCCGAACGACAGCTCCAACGGCGGCATGGCCGTGGTCGGCAAGGGCGTGCACCTGCCCTACGCGATCCAGTGGTGGCTCTTCGCCGCGCTGATCCCGGTCGCCTGGTGGTTCCTGTTCCGACGCGAAGCGAAGCAGGCCCGAAAGGCCTGATTTCGTTCGGCGGTGCGGGCAGGATGGCCCCATGCCCGGACGCATCGAGGACTACGCCCTCATCGGAGACCTGCAGACCGCCGCTCTGGTGGGCAGGGACGGTTCGATCGACTGGCTCTGCCTGCCCCGCTTCGACTCGGCCAGCTGCTTCGCCGCACTGCTCGGCGGCGAGGAGCACGGCCACTGGCGGATCGCCCCCGCCTCAGACGGTCAGGCCCCGCGCCGCTCCTACGTCGGCGACAGCCTGGTGCTGCAGACGGAGTGGACCACCTCGACGGGGACCGTCCGCGTGATCGACTTCATGCCGCAGCGCGATCGCACCCCGGACGTGATGCGGATCGTGGAGGGCGTCAGCGGCCACGTGAAGATGACCGGCGAACTGCGGCTGCGCTTCGACTACGCCCGGATCATCCCGTGGATGCGCCGCACCGACCACCACCGCGTCGCGGTCGCCGGGCCCGACGCCGTGTGGTTGCGCTGCGGCGAGGGGGTGCGCACCTTCGGGCGGGACTTCGCGACGGTCTCGGAGTTCACCGTCCACGCCGGCGACCGGGTGCCCTTCGTGCTGAGCTGGGCCCCCTCGCACCACAAGCAGCCGCCGCGCCAGGACGCCGAGGCGGCGCTCAAGGCGACGCTGGCCGACTGGGAGGCCTGGTCCGCGCGCTGCTCGACCCAGATGGCCGACCGGGACCGGGCCGCCGTACGACGCTCGCTGATCACCCTCAAGGCGCTGACCTACCAGCCGACCGGTGGCATCGTCGCGGCCGCGACGGCGGGCCTGCCCGAGCAGATCGGCGGCGCACGGAACTGGGACTACCGCTTCTGCTGGCTGCGCGACTCGACGATGACGCTCTCGGCGCTGCTGGGCGCGGGCTACCGTGCGGAGGCCGAGGCCTGGCACGGCTGGCTGCTGCGGGCGATCGCCGGGGACCCGGCCGACCTGCAGACCATGTACGCGGTCGGCGGCGAACGGCGGCTGCCGGAGACGGTCGCCGACTGGCTGCCGGGCTACGAGGCCTCGCGGCCGGTCCGCTT
This genomic interval from Streptacidiphilus rugosus AM-16 contains the following:
- a CDS encoding DUF3099 domain-containing protein, giving the protein MGKAKAVRITGARSSLTEDVRGRQRRYMISMAVRTVCVILAVVLWQESRIAAIIALVGGTVIPYFAVLFANAGREGAPTMPETFVGYQPPPALGPGGNAPAEES
- the moaA gene encoding GTP 3',8-cyclase MoaA, which codes for MSEDRHSGKAVRVTAAENGLLDTFGRRAVDLRVSLTDRCNLRCTYCMPEEGMQWLGKETLLTDEEIVRLVRIAVTDLGVREVRFTGGEPLLRPGVVGIVAACAALAPRPELSLTTNGIGLARTAAALSDAGLDRVNVSVDTLDPETFRTLTRRDRLADVQAGLAAADAAGLLPVKLNAVLMRGVNDHEAADLLEWSLERGYELRFIEQMPLDAQHGWDRASMITAEEILDRLSARFSLTPEPDARRGAAPAERWLVDGGPAKVGVIASVTRPFCRACDRTRLTADGQVRNCLFATGETDLRGALRGGGSDAEIAELWRKAMWGKKAGAGVDAPAGIDAPGFHQPDRPMSAIGG
- a CDS encoding CaiB/BaiF CoA transferase family protein, whose protein sequence is MADMPPTPPPAAAPLDGVLVADFSRVLAGPLAAATLADLGATVVKVERPGAGDDTRAWGPPFVEGTAAYFDAANRSKQGVTLDLGDPDDAALARELAARADILIENFKPGSLGRYGLDHGTALAANPGLVYCSITGFGTGSALPGYDFVVQAVGGLMSITGDPDGEPHKVGVALVDVLTAKDAVAAILAALRHRDRTGQGQHVEVNLLSSLLGSLANQASGYLATGRPPGRMGNQHPSIAPYETLHCGPEGTDLLAVACGNDGQFGALTKTLGVPALAEDPRFATNAARVRNRPALITALETALDSRSAAEWQTLLTAAGVPCGQVNDLAGALALATGLGLDPVADVGAGRVPQVRSPLTLTATPVRPPVAPPRLGEHNDAVRAWLSLPRSTPLPRTDEESA
- a CDS encoding acyl-CoA dehydrogenase family protein, with the protein product MSPALDPRDPLGIDDLLSPEDLAVRDTVRDWCADRVLPHIADWYEAGELPTVRELARELGSIGALGMHLEGYGCAGASAVQYGLACLELEAADSGLRSLVSVQGSLAMYAIHRWGSEEQKQTWLPRMAAGEVIGCFGLTEPDHGSDPASMRTTAKRDGSDWVLNGRKMWITNGSVAGVAVVWAQTEDGIRGFVVPTDTPGFSAPEIKHKGSLRASVTSELVLDEVRLPADAVFPEARGLGGPLSCLNQARYGIVWGALGAARSCLETAREYSITREQFGRPLGGFQLTQAKLADMSLELNKGLLLAWHLGNRMDAGTLRPEQVSYGKLNNVREAIEIARTSRTILGANGISFEYPIMRHANNLESVLTYEGTVEMHQLVIGKALTGQDAFR
- a CDS encoding zinc-dependent alcohol dehydrogenase family protein; the protein is MRATVIHGPNDIRVEEVPDPVVRKSTDAVVRTVLACICGSDLWAYRGVAAREPGQRIGHEFLGVVEAVGADVRDVKPGDLVVAPFVWSDGVCEFCAEGLQTSCPHGGFWGEPGSDGGQGEAVRVPFADGTLVKLPADAASDQRLLTALLALSDVMSTGHHAAVAAGVRPGATVAVVGDGAVGLCGVLAAKRLGAERIIALGRHEARTAIARTFGATDVVAQRGDEAVEAVRELTGGVGAHAVLEAVGTEQSMRTALSVARDGGAVGYVGVPHGGSAGVDIGQMFNRNVALRGGVAPARAYIPALLADVLNGTIDPSPVFDAEVALDGVPAGYKSMDDRTALKVKIKF
- a CDS encoding DEDDh family exonuclease, translating into MLPGTDIDDWPREYPDAGWAVVDVETTGLGRSDRVISVGVYRLDPRGAVQDHWYTTVNPERDPGPTWIHGLTSEVLEGSPTFPEIAGELTRRLDGRVLVAHNALFDWSMISREYARMEDRAPIEQRLCTIVLSRDLGLPLPNHKLGTLAAHFGVETRQAHHALDDARVLAEIFRPSLHLAAEAGLRLPLVTCVPISDLGTESHAVIPSQTTRRAGSWGGYRPARKRPACPYPNPGRWEPEGPLVQGMRVAITGDTATEREVLEDRLTEAGLHVASSVSSRTSLLVTNDPAGWSSKARKAREVGTPVVDEAAFLQLLQRVAPPGGER
- a CDS encoding SURF1 family cytochrome oxidase biogenesis protein yields the protein MFRILLTRRWLVLTLVFLALIPAMIWLGSWQYHRYQQTNAGNAVTDANLRAGAVAMETLSRPGGSVPQGETYRTVTASGHFDPAHEFVVRHRTDASGDNIGFYLVTPLITDSGKAVLVNRGWISPGNTSGTAFPAVPSTPTGEITVTGRLRPDETTALTGIRNPGGMPDRQFMLINSQEQAKRLTEPVLAGYLELTGSSPALPAAAQAEPVPNPNDSSNGGMAVVGKGVHLPYAIQWWLFAALIPVAWWFLFRREAKQARKA
- a CDS encoding glycoside hydrolase family 15 protein; protein product: MPGRIEDYALIGDLQTAALVGRDGSIDWLCLPRFDSASCFAALLGGEEHGHWRIAPASDGQAPRRSYVGDSLVLQTEWTTSTGTVRVIDFMPQRDRTPDVMRIVEGVSGHVKMTGELRLRFDYARIIPWMRRTDHHRVAVAGPDAVWLRCGEGVRTFGRDFATVSEFTVHAGDRVPFVLSWAPSHHKQPPRQDAEAALKATLADWEAWSARCSTQMADRDRAAVRRSLITLKALTYQPTGGIVAAATAGLPEQIGGARNWDYRFCWLRDSTMTLSALLGAGYRAEAEAWHGWLLRAIAGDPADLQTMYAVGGERRLPETVADWLPGYEASRPVRFGNAAVDQLQLDVYGEVLDTLYLAHQHGIRIERHVWGLLRKFLEYLEEHWSDPDEGLWEVRGPRRHFVHSKIMCWVAFDRAVKLADDTGMPGPTERWRELRDLIHADVCARGVDPRTGVFTQYYGGAALDASALFVVKTGFLPPEDVRVVATVEAIQRELDHNGFVRRYSTPDAADATDAVDGLAGTEGAFLACSYWLADALLAIGRSEEARALFDRVSALANDLGLISEEWDPHSGRQLGNTPQAFTHVALVNTAFQLARAEG